The Streptomyces sp. NBC_00335 DNA window GTAGACGAGCGGTACGTCGTCCTGCGCCACGCTGTTGTAGTCGTACACGGCGACGATGTGGGGGTGCGCGAGCCGTCCCGCCGCCGTCGCCTCCCGGCCGAGCCGGGACACCAGCTCGGGGACCAGCGCCGGATCGGCTTCCTCGCGGATCAGCTTGATCGCGACCTTGCGGCGGATGCGCCGGTCGATGCCCTCCCAGACCTCGCCCATGCCGCCCACGTCCAGGCGCCGGACCAGCTCATATCGGGCGTCGAGCACTTCTCCGGCACGCATGGATCCCCCCGTTTCCCCTGCCGCCGCAGACAGTATCCGCATCGGCCCGCGGATGGGACGGGAAGACCGGGGCCGGTCGCCACGGACGGTAGCCTTGGCCTGTGCCCCGTCTCTCTGAAGTCATCGCCGCGCTGGACGCTCTGTGGCCCCCCTCGCGGGCCGAGGAGTGGGACGCCGTCGGCACCGTCTGCGGCGACCCCGACGCCGAGGTCTCCCGGGTCCTGTTCGCCGTCGACCCCGTCCAGGAGATCGTCGACGAAGCGGTGAAGCTGGGTGCCGACCTGCTCGTCACCCACCACCCCCTCTACCTGCGGGGCACCACCACCGTTTCCGCCGGCACCTTCAAGGGCCGGGCCGTGCACACGCTGATCAAGAACGACATCGCGCTGCACGTCGCCCACACCAACGCCGACACCGCCGACCCGGGCGTCTCCGACGCCCTCGCCGGCGCCCTCGACCTGCGCGTCACCGGCCCGCTGGTGCCCGACCCGACCGACCCCCAGGGCCGCCGGGGCCTGGGCCGGCTCTGCGAGCTGGACCGCCCCGAGACGCTGCGCGAGTTCACGGCGCGCGTCGCCGCCTGGCTCCAGCCGACCGCGCAGGGCATCCGGGTGGCCGGCGACCCCGACGCGATGATCCGCACCGTCGCCGTCAGCGGCGGCTCCGGCGACAGCCTCTTCGCGCAGGTCCGGGCCGCCGGTGTCGACGCGTACGTCACCGCCGACCTGCGCCACCACCCGGTGTCCGAGGCCCGCGAGCAGAGCCCGCTCGCCCTCGTCGACGCCGCCCACTGGGCCACCGAATGGCCCTGGTGCGAGCAGGCCGCGGCCCAGCTCGACGCCATCTCCGAGCGCAACGGCTGGGGTCTGCGGACCCACGTCTCGCGCACGGCCACAGACCCGTGGACGGCGCACGCGCCGTCCGTGACATCCCCTTCTCACCCTGGAGCCCCCAACTGAACGCCGAGCCCGCCGACCAGATCCGACTTCTCGACGTCCAGGCCCTGGACGTCCGGCTGTCTCAGCTGACCCACAAGCGCAAGATGCTCCCCGAGCACGCCGAGGTCGACTCGCTGACCAGCGACCTGGCCCAGCAGCGCGACTTCCTCGTCGCCGCCCAGACGCAGGCCACCGACGCCGCCCGCGAGCAGACCAAGGCCGAGCAGGACGTGGACCAGGTGCGCCAGCGCGCCGCCCGCGACCAGGCCCGTCTGGACACCGGCGTAGGCATCTCCGCCCGCGACCTGGCCAACCTGCAGAGCGAGGTCGTCTCCCTCGCGAAGCGCCAGGGTGACCTGGAGGACGTGGTCCTGGAGGTCATGGAGCGTCTGGAGGGTGCGCAGGAGCGCGTCACCGAGCTCACCGACCGGGTCGCCTCCCTGGAGACCAAGCTCGTCGACGCCACCGCGCGCCGCGACGCCGCCACCGGCGAGATCGACGCCGAGGTCGCCGGCATCGCCAAGGACCGCGAGGTCATCGTCACGGCCATGCCGGCCGCGCTGATCGCCCTCTACGAGAAGATCCGCGTGAAGCAGGGCGGCGTCGGCGCCGCCCGCCTGTCGCAGCGCCGCTGCGAGGGCTGCCGCCTGGAGCTCGACCTCGCCGAGGTCAACGAGATCAAGGCCGCCGCCCGCGACCAGGTCGTCCGGCACGAGAGCTGCGGCCGCATCCTGGTCCGCATGGCCGACTCGGGCATCTGATGCCGCGGTTCGTTGTGGAAGCCGACGGCGGCTCCCGGGGCAACCCGGGGCCCGCCGGGTACGGCTCCGTCGTCCTCGACCCGGTGACGGGCGAGACGCTGGCCGAGCGCGCGGAGTACATCGGCGTCGCGACGAACAACGTGGCCGAGTACAAGGGCCTCATCGCCGGGCTGAAGGCCGCCCGCGAGCTGGACCCGGACGCGGTGGTCCTCGTACGCATGGACTCCAAGCTCGTCGTCGAGCAGATGTCGGGCCGCTGGAAGATCAAGCACCCGGACATGAAGCCGCTCGCGGCGGAGGCGGCGAAGGTCATGCCGCGCGCCCAGGTGACGTACGAGTGGATCCCGCGCGAGAAGAACAAGCACGCGGACCGGCTCGCGAACGAGGCGATGGACGCGGGCAAGCGCGGCAAGCAGTGGGAGCCCGCGAACTCCTCGGCCGCCCTGGACGCCTCGGCGGCCCGCACCCTGGCGACCCCGCCCCCGGCGGGCCCCGTGGGCGACGCCGCAGCGGGCGCCGCGGCGGTCCGCGCGGCCCTCGCCTCCGGCGCTGGTACGCGGACCCGCGCGAGCGCCGCTGCGGGTGCGCGGGCCGGCTCCGCACAGGCAGGGGCCGACACCCTGTTCGCCGACCCGGCGGACCTCGCCGACCCGGCGGCTCCGGCGGGCCTTTCCGACGAGGCGGCCCCGGCGAGCTCGCCGGCCCCTGCTTCCGGTCCGGGCACGGCAGCGCCCACGATCACCGGCGCCGCGCCCGCGGCGGGACAGGGCTGGGGACCCGACATGGGGCCCCCGGCCACCTTCGTGCTGCTGCGCCACGGAGAGACCGCGCTGACCCCGCAGAAGCGGTTCTCCGGAAGCGGCCGGGGCAGCGACCCGGAGCTCTCCGAGGCGGGCCGCCGCCAGGCCGCCGCCGTCGCGGAGTCGCTGGCCGCGCGCGGCACCATCGAGACGGTGATCAGCTCCCCGCTGCGGCGCTGCCGGGAGACCGCGCAGGCCGTCGCCGACCGGCTCGGGCTCACCGTCACCGTCGAAGAGGGCCTGCGCGAGGTCGACTTCGGCGCGTGGGAGGGGCTGACCTTCGCGGAGGCGCGCGAGCGCCACCCCGAGGACCTCCAGGCGTGGCTGGACTCCCCGAAGGCCGCCCCCACGGGCGGCGGCGAAAGCTTCGCCTCGGCCACCCGCCGGATCTCCGCGACCAGGGACCGGCTGCTCGCCGAGCACGCGGGCCGCACGGTCCTGCTGGTCTCGCACGTGACGCCGGTCAAGATCCTGGTCCGGCTGGCACTGGGCGCCCCGCCGGAGGCCCTGTTCCGCATGGAGCTCTCGGCGGCCTCCCTCTCGGCGGTCGCCTACTACGCCGACGGCAACGCCTCGGTCCGCCTCCTGAACGACACGTCCCACCTGCGCTGAGCCACCGCGCCCGGCCGCACGACGAGACCCCCCGCCCCGACCGGGCGGGGGGTCTCGTCGTAATCCCCGAGCCGTGAGGCGCCGCCGGTTGGTAGAAAGGGCGACGTCAGCGTGAGGACCGCAGGAGGGAGCCGCCCGTGCCGCGTTACCCGTCCGGCTTCCGGTAGCACCCCCAGGAAGGCCCTGGGGTGCGGCTGGAGGCTCTCCTTGTCCCGCACCGCCCACCACATTCCCCCCGCGCGCACCCGGTTCGCCGTACAGCGGCGCGAGCAGCGCGACGCCCTCGCCTGGCATCCGTACGGCGGTCCCTGGCGCCGGGTCGACCTGCGCAGCCTGCGGTACTCCGCCGCCGAGCTCCGCACCGCGGCGAAGGAGGG harbors:
- a CDS encoding Nif3-like dinuclear metal center hexameric protein; this encodes MPRLSEVIAALDALWPPSRAEEWDAVGTVCGDPDAEVSRVLFAVDPVQEIVDEAVKLGADLLVTHHPLYLRGTTTVSAGTFKGRAVHTLIKNDIALHVAHTNADTADPGVSDALAGALDLRVTGPLVPDPTDPQGRRGLGRLCELDRPETLREFTARVAAWLQPTAQGIRVAGDPDAMIRTVAVSGGSGDSLFAQVRAAGVDAYVTADLRHHPVSEAREQSPLALVDAAHWATEWPWCEQAAAQLDAISERNGWGLRTHVSRTATDPWTAHAPSVTSPSHPGAPN
- a CDS encoding bifunctional RNase H/acid phosphatase, with the protein product MPRFVVEADGGSRGNPGPAGYGSVVLDPVTGETLAERAEYIGVATNNVAEYKGLIAGLKAARELDPDAVVLVRMDSKLVVEQMSGRWKIKHPDMKPLAAEAAKVMPRAQVTYEWIPREKNKHADRLANEAMDAGKRGKQWEPANSSAALDASAARTLATPPPAGPVGDAAAGAAAVRAALASGAGTRTRASAAAGARAGSAQAGADTLFADPADLADPAAPAGLSDEAAPASSPAPASGPGTAAPTITGAAPAAGQGWGPDMGPPATFVLLRHGETALTPQKRFSGSGRGSDPELSEAGRRQAAAVAESLAARGTIETVISSPLRRCRETAQAVADRLGLTVTVEEGLREVDFGAWEGLTFAEARERHPEDLQAWLDSPKAAPTGGGESFASATRRISATRDRLLAEHAGRTVLLVSHVTPVKILVRLALGAPPEALFRMELSAASLSAVAYYADGNASVRLLNDTSHLR
- a CDS encoding zinc ribbon domain-containing protein; protein product: MNAEPADQIRLLDVQALDVRLSQLTHKRKMLPEHAEVDSLTSDLAQQRDFLVAAQTQATDAAREQTKAEQDVDQVRQRAARDQARLDTGVGISARDLANLQSEVVSLAKRQGDLEDVVLEVMERLEGAQERVTELTDRVASLETKLVDATARRDAATGEIDAEVAGIAKDREVIVTAMPAALIALYEKIRVKQGGVGAARLSQRRCEGCRLELDLAEVNEIKAAARDQVVRHESCGRILVRMADSGI